One stretch of Pomacea canaliculata isolate SZHN2017 linkage group LG1, ASM307304v1, whole genome shotgun sequence DNA includes these proteins:
- the LOC112569931 gene encoding antigen WC1.1-like, with translation MECAFAIFIVFVSVAEAYTWTSRSPTNNTVYYSCVGDAVTLSWSFTLTSVESVSDIEWYFTGTGGNTTLIASYIQGELLLSHSAPQPLTFVSNAGLRVSNIRPDDFGQYSVRVVINRNSSFATETGYVYVRAPDPPTVADRMLHVRMLPSAVRRESGDWHVQLACGNVTSRGSLNVSVKWRTPSGLTLGSSFTENGEEILNVSPAEEGNYSCFLDIDDSTARCVDISPAMLVSNEVHVDTCSVKPPLSNLVQREKREMESVFQYLARQHDTIRLVNGSRPWNGRVEVKYNGSWAVVCDDLFSVWSATVVCTMLGVTGGTPEVRSDSFYGEGELPILLDDVMCRGNESSIFDCSHRPLGVHNCHRSEIVGVDCLSQLTSS, from the exons AGGCCTACACCTGGACAAGCAGGTCTCCCACCAACAATACTGTTTACTACTCATGTGTGGGCGACGCGGTGACACTGTCCTGGTCATTCACACTGACAAGTGTAGAGAGTGTCAGTGACATAGAATGGTACTTTACAGGGACAG GAGGAAACACTACACTCATTGCAAGTTATATACAAGGTGAGCTGCTACTGTCTCACTCAGCGccacaacctttgaccttcgTGTCCAATGCCGGGTTAAGGGTCAGCAACATCAGACCAGACGACTTCGGCCAGTACTCGGTTCGTGTTGTCATCAACAGAAATTCATCTTTTGCCACCGAAACAGGATATGTTTATGTGCGTGCGCCAG ATCCCCCGACTGTAGCAGATCGGATGTTGCACGTGAGGATGCTGCCCAGCGCTGTGCGACGAGAGTCTGGAGACTGGCACGTGCAGCTCGCGTGTGGCAATGTGACCTCACGGGGGTCCCTCAACGTTTCTGTGAAGTGGAGG ACACCCTCAGGTCTCACCCTTGGCAGCAGCTTCACAGAAAATGGCGAAGAGATTTTAAATGTCAGCCCTGCAGAAGAGGGCAACTATTCCTGCTTCCTGGACATTGATGACTCCACAGCCAGGTGTGTGGACATCAGTCCCGCCATGCTGGTCAGTAACGAAGTGCACGTTGACACCTGTTCTGTCAAACCACCTTTGAGCAACTTAGTCCAGCGAGAAAAGCGGGAAATGGAATCCGTCTTCCAGTATCTTGCGAGACAGCATG acACAATTCGCTTAGTCAACGGCAGCAGACCTTGGAACGGACGAGTTGAAGTGAAGTACAACGGCAGCTGGGCGGTGGTGTGTGACGACCTCTTCTCCGTCTGGTCAGCCACTGTCGTCTGCACGATGCTAGGGGTCACAGG AGGTACACCCGAGGTGCGCAGCGATTCCTTCTACGGTGAGGGCGAGTTGCCGATCCTGTTGGACGATGTGATGTGCCGGGGCAATGAAAGCAGCATCTTTGACTGCTCCCACAGGCCGCTGGGTGTACACAATTGTCATCGCAGTGAAATTGTTGGAGTCGACTGTTTGTCACAACTTACATCGAGTTAA
- the LOC112570856 gene encoding uncharacterized protein LOC112570856, translating into MKSLVLILVLAAASMSAHVPEERALLATNSLTLVPPLLTTLMSVLGPIAAALLNVVTSLVGSLLGSLLGTALAVVQGLLALVLGIVSKLVSCVTAAINIPVGNIVESVLGAVTSAVSPVISNLTEACL; encoded by the exons ATGAAGTCGCTGGTGCTGATTCTGGTGTTGGCCGCAGCAAGCATGTCGGCTCATGTTCCAGAAGAACGAGCCTTGCTTGCCACCAATTCCTTGACGCTGGTCCCCCCACTACTGACAACCCTCATGTCTGTCCTCGGCCCCATTGCTGCTGCTCTCCTGAACGTTGTCACGTCCTTAGTCGGCAGCTTGCTGGGCAGTCTGCTGGGTACCGCTCTTGCTGTCGTCCAGGGCCTTCTGGCTCTTGTTCTTGGCATCGTGTCCAAACTGGTCAGCTGTGTGACGGCCGCCATCAACATACCCGTCGGCAACATTGTGGAATCCGTCCTGGGTGCAGTCACCAGCGCCGTCTCTCCTGTAATATCAAATCTGACAG AGGCCTGCCTCTAG